The following coding sequences lie in one Kryptolebias marmoratus isolate JLee-2015 linkage group LG5, ASM164957v2, whole genome shotgun sequence genomic window:
- the LOC108240005 gene encoding extracellular matrix protein 1-like, producing the protein MTSAIGLTAFWVTALITLLGATLGETKKYTLNEPDIPFPPARPVLQNLANICLQSQSRPRYPNSFFPASGFSYFRRLGSTINRLESWYSLCCSGLVAQQTIQILCCTQQAWKQALSRFCIDEFSVKTSPYECCEYKDEERWTCFNSQLPNPHYFGKPGYTSPPMPAEPGFSFNPTACMN; encoded by the exons ATGACTTCAGCCATAGGCCTCACTGCGTTTTGGGTGACTGCTCTGATAACGCTTCTCGGTGCCACTCTGGGAG AGACCAAAAAGTACACCTTGAATGAGCCAGACATCCCGTTCCCGCCTGCCCGTCCCGTTTTACAGAATCTGGCAAACATCTGTCTCCAGAGTCAAAGCCGTCCCAGATATCCTAACAGCTTCTTCCCGGCCTCCGGTTTCAGCTACTTCCGCCGCCTTGGAAGCACCATCAATCGTCTGGAGTCGTGGTACAGTTTGTGCTGCAGTGGACTGGTCGCTCAACAGACCATCCAGATCCTCTGCTGCACCCAGCAAGCT TGGAAACAAGCCCTGTCTCGATTCTGCATTGACGAATTTTCCGTCAAGACTTCTCCATACGAGTGCTGCGAGTACAAAGACGAGGAAAGATGGACCTGCTTCAACAGCCAGCTGCCAAATCCACACTACTTTGGAAAACCGGGTTACACTAGTCCTCCAATGCCTGCAGAGCCGGGATTCTCCTTCAACCCGACTGCCTGCATGAACTGa